A stretch of DNA from Pontiella agarivorans:
GTTCCTTTCGATCATCGGCCCGTCGGGCTGCGGCAAGTCGACCGTGATCCGCATGATGGCCTGTCTGGAGGATATTACCGATGGACTGATTCTGGTGGACAGTTATCCCGTGACCGAGCCGGGGGCCGACCGCGGCATGGTGTTCCAGAAGTACACGCTCTTTCCCTGGCTGACCGTAAAGAAGAACGTCATGTTCGGCCTGGAGGTCGGCGGCGCCAGTAAATTTGATGCCGAGCGCGATGCCCTCCAGTGGCTGGATATTGTCGGGCTCGAACCCTATGCCGATCTTTATCCGGCACAGCTTTCCGGCGGGATGCAGCAGCGCGTGGCCATTGCCCGTGCGCTGGCGAACAAGCCGAAGGTGTTGCTGATGGACGAGCCGTTCGGGGCGCTTGATGCGCAGACGCGCGCCAAAATGCAGGCCTATCTCCTGCAGATCTGGAAGAAGATCGACATCACCATCATTTTTATTACGCATGATCTGGATGAGGCCGTCTACCTGTCCGACCGTGTACTCGTGCTCGAGGCCAACCCGGGCCGGGTGCAGGAAATGGTCGAGGTGCCGGTCAGTCGCCCGCGTTCGCCGAGCCAGTTTTTATCGCCGGAATTTCTGACCACCAAAATCCATCTTGAAGAACTGATTCATCCAAGTCCGGAAGAGGCGCAGGATGATTTTGAGGTGGTTAAAATGGTGGCCAAAGAAGCTGGATGATCAGAGGAAAGGGAATGAAGAAAGAAAAACAGAATTACAAACGGTTCAGTGTCACCATGCCGGCCGAGCTCTATGAAGAGCTCGAAGAGATGGCGGAAGATCGGGGGATGGATAACCGCTCCATGATGATCTCGGATCTGGTGAAACGCGAAGTACTCAAGCACCGGCAGATGGACCGCACCCGCGTGATGGCGGGAACGCTGACCATCACCTACGACGCGGCGATTGACGACTGCGCCAACAGGCTGATCGCGCTGCGCCGCAACTATCTGGATGAAGTGATCTCCACCTTCCAGGTGATGCTGGAGGATGGAAAGAATCTGGAAATCTGGCTGGTGCAGGGCCAGGTGGAAGTGCTTCACACCCTGCTTTCCCAGGCGCTCAAATGCAGCAAAAGCATGATGGGGCAGATTACGTTTGCCGATGCCATCCTGCCGCCGCTCAGAACCAATCGATAAACAAAGGATGCAGAAGATGAAACCTATACCCGAAGAAAAAATACTGTATGAAACCGTGGTTTCCGGAGGCTGGAACTTTTCGCGAATCGTGCGCCGCGGCCGCACACTGCGGATTACCGATCTGGAAGGCGGGGGCAATGCCTCGGCGCTGTTCTATAATGCGGATAACTATGCCGAGCGCTACAACATGGGCGACACCATGAAAATCCAGCACATCTCGTCGCTTTTCAAAAACGCCTGTATCTATTCCGACATGGGCCGCGTGCTGATGAGCATCACCGATTCAACGTCCGACTGGCACGATGTCATCTGCGGCGTGACCTATCGCGAGGATTTGCTGCAGCGCTTCGGCACCAAAACCTATCAGGACGCGCATAACGGGTTTTACCGCAGCGGCTTTGATTCGCTCACCGTTGAACTCGCTAAATACGGCATGACCAAACGCGACTTCACCAACGTGGTGAACTTCTTTGCAAAAACCGACATCGATGCGGACGGCAACATGACGTTTGTGGCCGATGCCTCGCCCGCCGGCTCCTACGTCGACCTGCGCGCCGAAATGGATACGCTGGTGATTCTCGATGCCGGCATGCATCCGCTGAATCCCTCGAGCGAATATGTGGCGAAGCCGGTCGGCATCACACTGTATGAATCCGAACCCGCCGCGGCCGATGATCCCTGCCGCATGCTCTGCCCCGAAAACCAGCGCGGATTTGAAAACTCGGAAACCTATTACCTTTAAGATGAAAGATTCTAACCACAAAGGCTCTAAGTACACGAAGATTCACTTCGTGGTCCCTTGGTGCTCTTCGCGTCTTTGTGGTTAAGAAAGTTCAGGAGCTTTGTTATGAGCGAATTGAAAGAAAGTACTTTAGTTGAAGAAAATGCGCGGCTGAGCGAAACGGTTCCGGCGGGTGAATACTGGATGAAAGAAGTGAAGAAGGGTGAGATCCTGCGCATCACCGATCTCGAAGGCAACCAGGCGGCCGACACGCTGTTCTTCAACGCGAACAATACCGAAGAGCGCTACCATGCGAACAATACGCTGCGGATGCAGAACAACGTCTATATCAAGCTGGGCACCGAAATCCGTTCGAATGAAAATAACGTGATGATGAAAGTGGTGGCCGACACCTGCGGGCGGCACGATACGCTGGGTAGTGCCTGTTCCTGCGAAAGCAACACTTCGCGCTATGCGCATGAAAAACGCTACATGCACAGCTGCCGCGATACCTTTCTGCAGGGTATTCTCGACTGGGGGCAGGGCATGGATAAGCGCGATCAGGTCTGCAATATCAACTTTTTCATGAATGTGCCGGTCGATCCGGAAGGCGGGTCCAAGTTTTCCGACGGCATTTCCGGCGCCGGGAAATATGTGGAAATGGAAGCGATGATGGATACTGTCGTCTTTGTCTCCAACTGCCCGCAGCTCAACAATCCCTGCAACGGCTATGACCCGACGCCGGTGCAGATGACCATCTGGGACAACGGAAACTAAAGGAAATTTAGCCACGAAAAGGCACAACATACACAAAGACTCTCCGGAATAGCTTTTCGTGCCTTTTTGTGTTTTTTGTGGCCAAAACAGTAGTAGAGCCGAGGATGTTTTATGTTTAAGAAAGTACTGGTAGCCAACCGCGGCGAAATTGCGTGTCGCATCATCCGCACCCTGAAGGAAATGGGCATTGCCGCCGTCGCGGTTTATTCCGATGCCGACGCCGATGCGGAGCACGTAGCGATGGCCGACGAGGCGTACAACATCGGTCCGGCGCTGGCGAAAGAGAGTTATCTCAACACGGATAAAATTCTTTCAGTGATGAAGGAAAACAACGTGGAGGCGGTGCATCCGGGCTACGGCTTCCTGAGTGAAAATGTCGAGTTCCGGAAAATGTGTCTGGAACAGGGGATTGAATTCATCGGTCCCGAGGAAAGCCACATTCTGGAGTTCGGCCTCAAACACATGGCGCGCGATCTGGCGGAATCCGCCGGCGTGCCGCTGGTGCCGGGAACGCCGCTGCTTAACAGTATGGAAGAGGCGCTCGAAGCGGCGGAGCATATCGGCTATCCGGTCATGCTCAAAAGTACCGCCGGCGGCGGGGGCATCGGCATGCGCATCTGCAACGAATCCGACGAGCTCGAAGCGCATTACGATACGATCAAACGCCTCGGTAAAAACTACTTTAAAGACGAAGGCGTCTTTCTTGAAAAATATATCCGCACGTCGCGGCACATCGAAGTGCAGGTGTTCGGTAACGGCAAAGGCGATGTGGTGGTGCTCGGCGAGCGCGACTGTTCCGTGCAGCGCCGGAACCAGAAGGTGATTGAAGAGACGCCGGCACCGAATATTACGGAGGAGACCCGCACGGCCCTGCATGCCGCCGCGAAAACTCTGACCGAAAAGGTGTCCTATCGTTCCGCCGGTACCGTTGAATTTATTTATGACACCGAGACCGGGCAGTTTTACTTCCTGGAAGTGAACACCCGCCTGCAGGTGGAGCACGGCATCACCGAAGAGGTGTTCGGCGTCGACCTGGTGCGCTGGATGGTGGAGCTGGCCGCCGGCGAAGATCCAACCCCTGGAAACTTTGAGCTGAAACCGTCCGGCTGTGCGATGGAGTTCCGCGTCTATGCCGAGGATCCCGGCAAGGACTATCAGCCATCGAGCGGCATCATTACCAAAGCCGAATTTCCGGAAGGCATTCGGGTGGATAAATGGGTGGAAACGGGCACCGAAGTTTCGGCCTACTATGATCCGCTGCTGGCCAAGGTGATTGTGACCGGCGAAACGCGCGACGAAACGATTGCCCGATCAATCGATGCACTGACGGCGACCAGCCTCTGCGGATTTGAAACCAACATCTTTCTCATGAAGCAGGTGCTGGAAAATAAAATTTTTCAGAGCGGCGAGGTATTCACCGGGCTGCTGAATACCTTCGACTATTCGGTCAGCACGATTGAGGTGGTTGTGCCGGGAACGCAGACCACGGTGCAGGATGTGCCGGGCCGTACCGGCTTCTGGGGCGTCGGGGTTCCGCCGTCGGGGCCGATGGATATGCTCAGTTTCCGCATCGCCAACCGCCTGGTCGGTAATGAGGAAAAGGCCGCGGCGCTGGAAATGACCATGTCGGGCGGAAGCTATAAATTTAATTGCGCGGCGACCGTAGCGGTGGCCGGCGGCGATTTGACCGTGATGCTGAATGAAGCCGTCGTTCCGCAGCATGAAGCCTTTGAAGTGAAGGCCGGCGATACGGTCAGTGTGAGTGCATTTTACAAAGGGCAGCGCGCGTATCTTGCGGTGCGCGGCGGGCTGGATGTGCCGGATTATATGGGCAGCAAATCGACCTTTATTCTCGGGCGCTTCGGCGGCCATGCGGGACGGGCGCTGACGGCCGGCGATGTGCTGCATATCGGCGATGCGGTTTCCAAGGATTGGACCATGAAAAAACTGCCGGAAACCGCGGTGCCGGAAATTTCCAACCATTGGAAAGTCGGCGTGATGTACGGCCCGCACGGCGCGCCCGATTTCTTTACGGAGCAGGATATTGAAACCTTCCTGGAGCATGAATGGGAAGTGCACTTTAACTCGTCGCGCACCGGCGTGCGCCTGATCGGCCCGAAGCCGGAATGGGCGCGGACGGACGGCGGCGAGGCTGGACTGCACCCCTCGAATATTCATGACAATGCCTATGCGGTCGGCGCGATTGACTTTACCGGTGATATGCCCGTGATTCTAGGCCCCGACGGCCCGAGTCTCGGCGGCTTTGTCTGCCCGGTGACGGTGGTGGGTGCGGAGCTCTGGAAAATCGGGCAGCTGAAGCCGGGCGATACGGTACAGTTTATTCCGGTGACGCTGGAAGAGGCCGGGCGGCTTGAAAAAGAGAATGCCGCGCTTATTCAGTCGGGCGAACCGATGACGGTGCCGAACTATGCGACCATCGAGGATACGCCGGCGATCATCGGCACGTGGAATGAAGACGATGAATTTGAAAAGGTGGTCTGCCGCCAGGCGGGGGATCAATATCTGCTGCTGGAGTTCGGTCCGCTGCAGCTCGACCTGCGGCTGCGGTTCAAGGTGCACGCCTGGAACCTGAAATTTGAAGAGCTGAACCTGCCGGGCATTATTGATATGACGCCGGGCATCCGCTCGTTCCAGCTGCATTTTGATCCGGCGGTCCTGTCGCGCACCCAACTGCTCGAACTGATCGATTCGCTGATCAAAGAGCTCGGCGAAAATCCGCCGGAGGAAGTGGAGTCGCGCATCGTTCATCTGCCGTTGAGCTGGGATGATCCGCAGACGCGCGTAGCGATTGAAAAATATATGTCGTCGGTGCGCAAAGATGCGCCGTGGTGCCCGAGCAATATTGAATTTATCCGGCGCATCAACGGGCTCGATTCGATTCAGGATGTGCAGAATATTCTGTTTGATGCGAGCTATCTGGTGATGGGCCTGGGCGATGTGTATCTGGGCGCGCCGGTCGCCACGCCGCTGGATCCGCGGCACCGGCTGGTGACCACAAAATATAATCCGGCGCGGACGTGGACGCCGGAAAATGCGGTGGGTATCGGCGGCGCCTATATGTGCGTCTACGGCATGGAAGGGCCGGGCGGCTATCAGTTTGTCGGCCGTACCGTTCAGATGTGGAACCGCTATCATCAGACCAAAGAATTTGAGCCGGGCAAACCGTGGCTGCTGCAGCCGTTCGATCAGATCCGATTTTACCTCGTCGGCGGCGATGAGCTGATGCAGATGCGCCGCGATTTCCTGAAGGGCCGCTTCTCACTGAAGATTGAAAAGACGACCTTCAACATTAATGCCTATAACACCTTCCTCGAGGAAAATGCAGAGGCCATCGACGCGTTTAAAACCACGCAGCAGGCGGCGTTTGCAAAAGAGTATCAGCACTGGGTGGATAACGATCTGCTGACGTTTGAAGAAGCCGTGCAGCAAGTGTCATCGGAAGAGACGGAAATCATGGACGGCGCCGAAGCGGTGACGGCCTCGGTGGCCGGCAGCGTCTGGCAGTGCAAGGTCGAGGTCGGTGATACGGTGGAAGCCGGGGATGAAGCGGTCGTTCTGGAAAGTATGAAGACGGAGATTCCGGTGATTGCCCCCGTGGCCGGCGAAGTGGTGCAGCTCTTCTGCAAACCCGGCGATACTGTTAAACAGGGACAGGCCGTCTGTTCCATTAAATCTAAATAAATGATGAAACCCAGGACCTGCAGGATGAAAAGTTTACAGATCAGTGCGCTGCATCAGGCGTATGCAAAGGGTGAAGAGACGGTGGAGTCCGTCATGGAAAAATGTCTGCAGCGGGCGGACGAACTTGCGCCGGAGGTGTGGATCCGGAAGCTGACGGCGGAAGAGGTTGCGGTTTATGTCCAGGCATTGGAAGGCGAGTCGCCGGAAACGAAACCGCTCTACGGCATTCCGTTTGTGATTAAAGACAATATCGACCTGGGCGGTATTCCGACGACGGCCGGCTGCCCGGACTATAAATTTGTACCGGAGCAGTCGGCGCATGTGGTTGAACAGCTGATTCAGGCCGGTGCCATTCCGCTGGGAAAAACCAACCTCGATCAGTTTGCAACGGGGCTGGTCGGCACGCGGTCGCCCTACGGTGCCTGCCCGAACAGCTTTGATCCGGACTATGTTTCCGGCGGATCGAGCAGCGGTTCGGCGGTGGCGGTGGCGGACGGCTGTGCGTCGTTTTCGCTGGGAACGGATACGGCCGGCTCCGGTCGCGTTCCGGCGGCATTCAATAATCTGATCGGGCTGAAACCCTCTAAAGGCTTGCTGAGCTGCTCGGGTGTGGTACCGGCGTGTAAGAGCCTTGACTGCGTTTCAATTTTTGCGCTCGATGCGGCCGATGCGCAGGCGGTGTTTGATGTGGCGAACCATTTTGATCCGTCGGACTGCTATGCCCGCGAGCTGGAGCAGGCGCCTGTGATTTCCAGCGGTTGGAAATTCGGGGTGCCGAAAAGAGAGCAGTTGAAGTTTTTCGGAAGCCGCGAATATGAATCCGCATTTTCTGAAAGCCTGGATATGCTGGAGAAGGCGGGCGGCACACGGGTTGAGGTGGATTTTCAGCCGTTCCTTGATGCGGCAAACCTGCTCTATTCCGGCGCCTGGGTGAATGAACGCCATGCGGCGGTGGGTGAATTTATTGAAGCAAATCCCGAGGCCGTGCTGGATACCACGCGGACGATTATTCTCTCCGGCCTCGCGATTCCGGCGCCGGATGTATTCAAGGGTTTTTATAAGCTGCAGGAGTTCAAACGCGTTGCCGATGAGGTGATGGGATCGGTCGATCTGATCGTTACGCCGACGGCGGGGACGCCCTATAAAATTGATGAAGTGAATGCGGATCCGGTTCAGCTGAACACGAATCTCGGTTATTACACGAACTATATGAACCTGCTCGACTATGCGGCGATCGCTGTGCCGACTGCACTGACCCCGTCGGTGCCGTTCGGCGTGACGCTGGTCTCATTTTCCGGGCACGATCTGAAGCTGCTTCAGCTGGCGGACCGTCTGCATCAGGTTTCCGGATTGAATGTTGGAAAAACAGAGCGGCGCCCGATGCCGCTGGAGCTTTCACCGAATAAAAAACGGACGATTGATGTGGCGGTTTGCGGCGCACACTTGAACGGCTACCCGCTGCATCATCAGCTGGAAGATCTCGGTGCGGTTTTTGTGGAGTCAACCGAAACGGCGAAGGCCTATCGGATGTTTGCTTTTGAAACCGACGGCATCGCCAAGCCCGGCCTGATCCGTGATGCGGAAAACGGCGGGCGGATCTATGTGGAGATCTACCGGCTGACCTATCAGAACTTCGGGAAATTTGTCGCGGCCATTCCGGCTCCGCTGGGCATTGGCAAAATAAAACTCCGGGGCGGAGCGGAGGTCTGCGGCTTTATCGCCGAGCCGGAAGTTTCAAGCCTTGGAAAAGATATCACCGAACTCGGCGACTGGCGAAAGTTTGCCGGTTAGTTACCCCTGTCCCAGATCGCCTCGTAGTGCCGGATGATTTCAAGCATGCGTGTCCGGTCAAAACTGGAATCGTGCCCTCCGTGTATGGTGACGATCGGCAGCGATTTCAGGAGCTCAAACATCTTCCGGTAATCTGGGATACTGGTGCCCGGGCCTTCAAAAATAAGCGGTCCGTCATAGATCGCATCACCCGCAAAGAGTACGCCCGTACTGGTTTCAAACAGGCCGATGCTGCCCGGCGAATGGCCCGGCAGATGTAGCACCCGGTAGAGATGGTTGCCCAGGTCGACGGTATTCCCGGGGTTCAACAGTCCTGTTGGGGCTGCGCCCTGCAGTCGATAGGTTGCCGGATCGTAGCCGGCATAGGGCGGGGCTTCGAGCAGGGTTTCGCCAATCGGGGGGTAGCCTGCATCCAGCAGTAATTGTAAAATATTGTCGGGCATCTCGTTCCGAAATAAAGTGAGTTGGTCTGTGGGCTTTGCCATCTCCTCAGCCTCGATGGGGTGAACCAGTCGGGCGTCAAACTCGTGCACTGCACCGATATGGTCAATATGGGTGTGTGACGCCACGCAGATGATTTCCTTGGAGGGATCGCGGCGCAACGTATCCAGAAAGGGTTTCAAAGGGATCACACCCATACCCGTATCAAAGATCATGTCTCTTTCGGAGCCTTCAACCAGAAACATGTTTGCCCGGACCAGGACGTGGGCATGCGGCTCGAAAATCAGCGTTGTATCCGCGCTGAGCTTTTTAGTTTTAAACCAGTCATTAGCAATATTCATAATCGTATGTGTTCTCTTTGTTATTTGGTTTTCCGGATTGATCAGTGGATTTTAGCAGGGAAGAATCTGCTACAGAAGGTGTGCCATCGAAGGCCGGCGGCAGGAGCATTTTTATAAGTAACGAATAAGCGGCCGGTTGGAAACTGACGTGTTGGAAGTAACTTCACAGTATTGCTCCTTAGTTGTGCAGTAATGTTTTCGAGGGGAACATGAGTGTGTTATGCGCGCGAGAGTCTTTTTTTCGGGGCCGCGTCAGCAGCCTTGGGCCAGCAGTTCCCGCAGGCGTTTCGTCCGATCCACTTTTTCCCCCTCCTGCTGACAGAGGAGTTCATGGATTTCCTTTTTGAGGTTCAGGAAGGTTTTTTCATGCTTAATGTCGAGGGGCCGGTCCTCTCCGTAGGGCACGGTGATGTCGGCAATAATGCGGCCCGGCCGCGCGGAGTACACCAGGATCCGGCCGGAAAGGTAGATGGCCTCCTCCACATCATGCGTTACAAAGATGGTGGTTGTTTTATCGTGCTGGCTGAGCAGGCGCAGCATCTCCTGCATCTCTTCGCGCGTCTGCGCATCGAGTGCGCCGAACGGTTCGTCCATCAGCAGGAGCTCGGGGCGGGTGACGAGGGCGCGGGCGATGGCGACGCGTTGTTTCATTCCGCCGGAAAGTTCGCGCGGATACGCATCGAAAAAATCAACCATACCGACGGCATCGAGCAGATATTCGGCGCGGCCTTTCAGTGACATGTTGGCCCGGCCCGGCAGTTCAAAGTTTTTATTTTTTTTCAGGGTGGTGCCGAACTGCGCATTTTCCAGGACGGTCATCCAGGGATATAAGGTGTAGTTCTGGAACACCATGCCCCGGTCCCGGCCCGGTTCGGTGACCTCGTTTCCGTCGAGCAGAATCGTGCCGTCCGTGGCTCCCTCCAGTCCGGCCATAATGTACAGGGAGGTCGATTTGCCGCAGCCGGAGGGGCCGACAATGCTGATGAATTCGCCCTTCTGGACCTCAAAATCCACCGGGCCGATGGCATGCACTTCGCCCCGGCGGGACTGATAGGTTTTGGTCAGATTTTCAATTTTAAAGCTCATCGTTTGCTCGTATCTGCCCAATGGAAAAGGCGGGCGTTCAGTTTTCTGAAAAAATAGTCCAGCAGGAGTCCGATGACCCCGAGCAGGATCAGATAAACGAAAATCTCGGGCGTTTGAATGAAGCGGTAAAACCGCATGATCCGGAAACCCATGCCCTCGGTGGAGGCCACCAGTTCCGCCACAATGACGTAGGTCCAGGCCCACCCGTTGCACAGGCGCAGCGCATCGAAAATACCGGGCATGGCGGCACGGGCGAGCACGGACCGGATGATCTCGCCGCGGGAGGCACCGAGGGTCTGGCTGCATTGGATGAGATCGATCGGAATACGGCGGACTTCGTCGGCGATCATGAGCACCAGCTGAAAGAAGGTGCCGAGAAAGATGAGCATAATTTTGGCCCACTCGCCGATGCCGCAGAAAATCATGACCAGCGGCACCAGCGCTGGAACGGGGACATAGCGCAGGAATTCCATCTGGGGCTGAAAGAAGGATTCCACGGAGCGGAAGGTGCCCATATAGATGCCCAGCGGGAGAGCAAAAAGCGTCGCCAGTAAAAAACCGCCGGTCACCCGGTAGAAACTGCTCTTTATATCCATCCAGAGTTCGGGCGACTGCATCTGGCCGATAAACGCCGTCCAGATCTGGCCCGGCTTCGGAACAAACAGGGGGTTGCACCAGGACTGGTGGCTGATCCAGGTGTAGAGCAGAATGGAAAAAAGAAATCCAAGCACGGCCAGGGTATAATAGTGGGCGGCCGGGATACTTTTGCGGATGGCAAACAGATCCAGCTTCATGGGTGGGTGCCTTCGATATGATTTTCGGTTAAGGCTGAAACAAAATCCTGCACCTCGGTCAGGACGCCCCAGACCGAACCTTCCTGCACCACCAGATTTTCGCAGGCGGTGCGGACGGCCGGATCGAATGCGGAGATGGCGTCTTTAAGATAGTAACAGACATACCCCCGGTCGGCGGCTTCCCGCAGGGTGGTATGCACACAGACGTCGGCCGTCACACCGGCAAGAGCCAGATGGGTGATGCCGTTTTCTTTCAGAATCTGATCGAGCGGGGTGGTTAAAAATGCGCCGTAGCTTGATTTGTCCAGTACGGTTTCGCCGGGCTGCGGCGCCAGTTCATCAATGATGTCGTTGCCGTATTCGCCGCGGATCATGATGCGGCCCATCGGGCCTTCTGATCCATATCGTGCGCCGGCCCGCTCGGAGCAGCGCAGTTTCGTGGCCGGGCAGTCGGATAGATCCGGCGCATAGTTTTCCCGGGTGTGAATGATCCGCATTCCATGCTGCCGGGCGGCCTCCAGGGCACGCTGCGCATACGGAATGATCGGGCGCACCCATTCAATGCCTGCGCATTGATCGGCATAGCCTCCCGGCGCGCAGAAATCGCGCTGGAAATCGATTAAAAGAAGGGCGGTGTTTGCTGAGTTCATAGTCATTGCGGCCGTGCGGATAAGAAAGCGTACGGCGGGCCGCACGCTTTCCGGTGAAGCGGTTGTTTATTTCGCGAGGAAGGAGGTATCCATCAAGCCCGCAACATCAACGGACTTCGGGATCATGTCTTTGCTCAGCAGAAAGCTGGAAACTTCGCTGGCGGCTTCCAGCGCCGTTCCGTGCATATTCTCTACCGATGCGGCGGCGGAATAGAGCTCGATTTCGGTGAGGATGGCTTCGATTTCCTCCGCAGGAATATCGATCATCGGGGCCGCGATTTCTGAGGCTTCCTTCGGGTTGCTCAGGACAAAATCCATACGTTTATAGATAATGTCCATGAAGGTCTGGATCTCCGCCTGTTTTTTCTTCATGGACTTTTTGCTGACGGCGATGCAGTCCAGAATGAGGCCCGGTTCATCGGCCGTGCTGTACAGTTTTGTTCCGCCCGTGCCGATGATCTGGCTGATCCAGGGTTCCCAGGTCACCGCGGCATCAACCTTGCCGGCAGACAGTGCGGTTCCCGCGAGATCCGGCGTCATATTAATCAGCTCCACATCCTTTTCGGTCAGGCCGTTTTTCTGCAATGCTTTTACCAGAAGCAGGTGCCCGCATTCATTCAGCGTGACGCCGATCTTTTTGCCTTTGAGGTCTGCGACGGAAGCAATGCCTTTTGCCGAAGCAATGGCATCAGCACCGGCCGAGGTGTCGACCAGTCCGATTATTTTAAACATGCCCGGAGCGGCTCCCGCCCGCAGCACGACGGCATCAGCCGTTGTAAAATGCACATCCAGCCGATTCGCCAGCAGCGGTACCAGTCCGTCGCCCGGGGCATCGAAAGATTTCGCCTCAACCGTCAGGCCGGCCTTTTCAAAGTCACCTTTTTCCAAAGCCACAAAGAAAGGGATGAAGCCCACCCAGTTGTTGTATCCCACACGCAGGGTTTCGGCTGAAACCGTCCGGGAGGCCAGGCAGGCGCACAGGGCGCTGAATAAGAGTATGGTTTTGAATTTCATTCTGATGTCCTTGGTTCGGAGTTTTATTGATTCAGGATGGCCTTAGTCGTCCATGTTGTTGATGGTTAGCTTATTATGCACAGAGTGTGCCACGGAATCGGGGTGTCCCAGACGCTTCCTAAGCACTTCAGAATGAAATGGATGCACGTTTACAAATTAAATATATCCAACCAGTAATACTCCGAATATGTCGAGTAATACTCTAAGGGATTCAAAATTGTCACAGCCTGTAGATGGAAATGCTGTGCGGAATGGTTCATGACTGGAAATAGAGATTAACCTGTAAAAATCGATTATGGGCCGGGAGCTTCAGGTTCTTTCATGAAAAATCCGCGCGATGAATCAAGCCCCGAGATCGGTGATGCTGAAAAGAGGTCCTGTAAAACGGCTGGTTTCTAGGCTTTGGAAGTATACCGAAGGGCAGAATCTGTGTTGCGGAGCTGCGGTGACAAGCCGAATAAGAAACAAAAACGTAGTGAGCAAGTGCATATACATACATATATGAATGTAAGAGATTGGGCCATATACATACAGGTATGAATGTATTTAGTATTTCGTAATGCCTTGCAGTGTATGTGAAAGCGATGTGCTGGAGTCAGTTGATGAGTTGTAAAA
This window harbors:
- a CDS encoding urea amidolyase associated protein UAAP2 translates to MSELKESTLVEENARLSETVPAGEYWMKEVKKGEILRITDLEGNQAADTLFFNANNTEERYHANNTLRMQNNVYIKLGTEIRSNENNVMMKVVADTCGRHDTLGSACSCESNTSRYAHEKRYMHSCRDTFLQGILDWGQGMDKRDQVCNINFFMNVPVDPEGGSKFSDGISGAGKYVEMEAMMDTVVFVSNCPQLNNPCNGYDPTPVQMTIWDNGN
- a CDS encoding ABC transporter ATP-binding protein — translated: MTDLPSTLNLPSYKEQSSDVKKRLDHIKSQPVVIEVDKLVKDFPTEEGMRRILDQVSFKVHKREFLSIIGPSGCGKSTVIRMMACLEDITDGLILVDSYPVTEPGADRGMVFQKYTLFPWLTVKKNVMFGLEVGGASKFDAERDALQWLDIVGLEPYADLYPAQLSGGMQQRVAIARALANKPKVLLMDEPFGALDAQTRAKMQAYLLQIWKKIDITIIFITHDLDEAVYLSDRVLVLEANPGRVQEMVEVPVSRPRSPSQFLSPEFLTTKIHLEELIHPSPEEAQDDFEVVKMVAKEAG
- the atzF gene encoding allophanate hydrolase, producing MKSLQISALHQAYAKGEETVESVMEKCLQRADELAPEVWIRKLTAEEVAVYVQALEGESPETKPLYGIPFVIKDNIDLGGIPTTAGCPDYKFVPEQSAHVVEQLIQAGAIPLGKTNLDQFATGLVGTRSPYGACPNSFDPDYVSGGSSSGSAVAVADGCASFSLGTDTAGSGRVPAAFNNLIGLKPSKGLLSCSGVVPACKSLDCVSIFALDAADAQAVFDVANHFDPSDCYARELEQAPVISSGWKFGVPKREQLKFFGSREYESAFSESLDMLEKAGGTRVEVDFQPFLDAANLLYSGAWVNERHAAVGEFIEANPEAVLDTTRTIILSGLAIPAPDVFKGFYKLQEFKRVADEVMGSVDLIVTPTAGTPYKIDEVNADPVQLNTNLGYYTNYMNLLDYAAIAVPTALTPSVPFGVTLVSFSGHDLKLLQLADRLHQVSGLNVGKTERRPMPLELSPNKKRTIDVAVCGAHLNGYPLHHQLEDLGAVFVESTETAKAYRMFAFETDGIAKPGLIRDAENGGRIYVEIYRLTYQNFGKFVAAIPAPLGIGKIKLRGGAEVCGFIAEPEVSSLGKDITELGDWRKFAG
- a CDS encoding CopG family ribbon-helix-helix protein encodes the protein MKKEKQNYKRFSVTMPAELYEELEEMAEDRGMDNRSMMISDLVKREVLKHRQMDRTRVMAGTLTITYDAAIDDCANRLIALRRNYLDEVISTFQVMLEDGKNLEIWLVQGQVEVLHTLLSQALKCSKSMMGQITFADAILPPLRTNR
- a CDS encoding urea amidolyase associated protein UAAP1; protein product: MKPIPEEKILYETVVSGGWNFSRIVRRGRTLRITDLEGGGNASALFYNADNYAERYNMGDTMKIQHISSLFKNACIYSDMGRVLMSITDSTSDWHDVICGVTYREDLLQRFGTKTYQDAHNGFYRSGFDSLTVELAKYGMTKRDFTNVVNFFAKTDIDADGNMTFVADASPAGSYVDLRAEMDTLVILDAGMHPLNPSSEYVAKPVGITLYESEPAAADDPCRMLCPENQRGFENSETYYL
- the uca gene encoding urea carboxylase; this encodes MFKKVLVANRGEIACRIIRTLKEMGIAAVAVYSDADADAEHVAMADEAYNIGPALAKESYLNTDKILSVMKENNVEAVHPGYGFLSENVEFRKMCLEQGIEFIGPEESHILEFGLKHMARDLAESAGVPLVPGTPLLNSMEEALEAAEHIGYPVMLKSTAGGGGIGMRICNESDELEAHYDTIKRLGKNYFKDEGVFLEKYIRTSRHIEVQVFGNGKGDVVVLGERDCSVQRRNQKVIEETPAPNITEETRTALHAAAKTLTEKVSYRSAGTVEFIYDTETGQFYFLEVNTRLQVEHGITEEVFGVDLVRWMVELAAGEDPTPGNFELKPSGCAMEFRVYAEDPGKDYQPSSGIITKAEFPEGIRVDKWVETGTEVSAYYDPLLAKVIVTGETRDETIARSIDALTATSLCGFETNIFLMKQVLENKIFQSGEVFTGLLNTFDYSVSTIEVVVPGTQTTVQDVPGRTGFWGVGVPPSGPMDMLSFRIANRLVGNEEKAAALEMTMSGGSYKFNCAATVAVAGGDLTVMLNEAVVPQHEAFEVKAGDTVSVSAFYKGQRAYLAVRGGLDVPDYMGSKSTFILGRFGGHAGRALTAGDVLHIGDAVSKDWTMKKLPETAVPEISNHWKVGVMYGPHGAPDFFTEQDIETFLEHEWEVHFNSSRTGVRLIGPKPEWARTDGGEAGLHPSNIHDNAYAVGAIDFTGDMPVILGPDGPSLGGFVCPVTVVGAELWKIGQLKPGDTVQFIPVTLEEAGRLEKENAALIQSGEPMTVPNYATIEDTPAIIGTWNEDDEFEKVVCRQAGDQYLLLEFGPLQLDLRLRFKVHAWNLKFEELNLPGIIDMTPGIRSFQLHFDPAVLSRTQLLELIDSLIKELGENPPEEVESRIVHLPLSWDDPQTRVAIEKYMSSVRKDAPWCPSNIEFIRRINGLDSIQDVQNILFDASYLVMGLGDVYLGAPVATPLDPRHRLVTTKYNPARTWTPENAVGIGGAYMCVYGMEGPGGYQFVGRTVQMWNRYHQTKEFEPGKPWLLQPFDQIRFYLVGGDELMQMRRDFLKGRFSLKIEKTTFNINAYNTFLEENAEAIDAFKTTQQAAFAKEYQHWVDNDLLTFEEAVQQVSSEETEIMDGAEAVTASVAGSVWQCKVEVGDTVEAGDEAVVLESMKTEIPVIAPVAGEVVQLFCKPGDTVKQGQAVCSIKSK